A region of Spiroplasma endosymbiont of Crioceris asparagi DNA encodes the following proteins:
- a CDS encoding HAD-IC family P-type ATPase gives MLKNKKKNAKKQHWLKDETIFSCAKQSKQSLLQDFNLKFFGDASNRKTRISKYGLNTTKISKFNHILYFLKETIEPFNILLFVMIFIDLGIYFFKAPEHGQTSNVDNLVSAIISFILLSLNMFVAQFLGYKSYKVSKELYDVINNRYNVVNYQIDDLSKVDIPHLQSKVFSIARNSLTIGDVVLLQKGDIVPSDMRVLWASNLSVNDNHIRGSKVKVFKTAEYMPAKYIYDLQNILLSQSQIISGTALAMVTGVGENNSSFKLLSQETLENQSFYKKGLKRLMIGIMLSILVVFPVACVAHILWNPNSSLLESALFAISIIISLTPEALPALVAFNLLYGASQIKNKKVIIKNFDSIQDMGAVNLLITNKSGPVVKQRFILYNTINYNEKKSNYVYNLAFMNAYFQNSLNYKYEKVILDHEKNPESIVKYWELVSTKEIDLYRKIGTIIVKNKLTGKALQITKGTFKNVHNITKFVNDNGTIVPFTPEMKAKLYEYVNNQIDKGFKSILVLTKEIKNINDPIVEDNLVFEGIMLFQNLVQEDVKESLTSLLKYNIDFKMFSSDDEMTTMWAAKEAGVPNINFSKTLEMGYQNDKKEIIEEVNVFANLSPRQKALLINEYKKQGNVVAYLANGRNDTVAVKRADVGIVPETATPISKIFADIIVKETKISNIDEAFVIGRKTFINSIKYIQLTFAINLGLLLSLFVTNLLFDFVPLNSNELLLQSLLIDILNFAFIYDVVDKQTLKNPVKWNLKRIAIFSLWNCLLPMFVSISNIAIVAYGFGWKDEVNAKEKIQTVYFIESFLTRLLLLFIYRTEKLSLIKSRPSAKYALIVLMVALAMIALTYTPWIDTTFDMSTPDSWWWGMLAGIIFVTWALGESIKKLYLYIFKEWF, from the coding sequence ATGTTAAAGAATAAGAAAAAAAATGCTAAAAAACAACATTGATTAAAAGATGAAACAATTTTTTCTTGTGCAAAACAATCAAAACAATCATTACTACAAGACTTTAATTTAAAATTTTTTGGTGATGCTTCTAATCGAAAGACCCGAATTTCAAAATATGGATTAAATACAACAAAAATTTCTAAATTTAATCATATTTTATATTTTTTAAAAGAAACTATTGAACCATTTAATATCTTGTTGTTTGTAATGATTTTTATTGATTTAGGAATATATTTTTTTAAAGCCCCTGAGCACGGTCAAACATCAAATGTTGACAACTTAGTTTCTGCAATAATTTCATTTATTCTTTTATCTTTAAATATGTTTGTGGCCCAATTTCTAGGTTATAAAAGTTATAAAGTTTCTAAAGAATTATATGATGTTATTAACAATAGGTATAATGTTGTAAATTATCAAATTGATGATTTATCAAAAGTAGATATTCCACATTTACAAAGTAAAGTGTTTTCTATTGCAAGAAATTCCTTAACTATTGGAGATGTCGTTTTATTACAAAAAGGAGACATTGTTCCTAGTGATATGAGAGTTCTATGAGCTTCTAATTTATCAGTTAATGATAATCATATTAGGGGAAGTAAAGTAAAAGTATTTAAAACAGCTGAATATATGCCAGCAAAATATATTTATGATTTACAAAATATTTTATTATCACAATCACAAATTATCTCTGGAACTGCATTGGCAATGGTTACAGGTGTGGGTGAAAATAATTCTTCATTTAAATTATTGTCACAAGAAACATTAGAAAATCAATCTTTCTATAAAAAAGGATTAAAAAGATTGATGATTGGAATTATGCTATCAATCTTAGTTGTCTTTCCGGTGGCTTGTGTGGCACATATTTTATGAAATCCAAATTCTAGCTTATTAGAATCAGCGCTTTTTGCAATTAGTATTATCATCTCATTAACTCCAGAAGCGTTACCAGCGCTTGTTGCATTTAATCTTTTATATGGAGCATCACAAATTAAAAATAAAAAAGTAATTATTAAAAACTTTGATTCTATTCAAGATATGGGTGCTGTTAATTTACTAATTACTAATAAGTCAGGTCCGGTTGTTAAACAAAGATTTATTTTGTATAACACAATAAACTACAATGAAAAAAAATCAAATTATGTTTATAACCTTGCTTTCATGAATGCCTATTTCCAAAATTCACTAAATTATAAATATGAAAAAGTTATTTTAGATCATGAAAAAAATCCCGAAAGCATTGTTAAATATTGAGAACTAGTTTCTACAAAAGAAATTGATCTTTATAGAAAAATTGGGACTATTATAGTCAAAAATAAACTAACAGGTAAAGCTTTGCAAATAACAAAGGGTACATTTAAAAATGTTCATAATATTACTAAATTTGTAAATGATAATGGCACAATCGTTCCGTTTACTCCAGAAATGAAGGCAAAGCTTTATGAATATGTTAATAACCAAATAGATAAAGGTTTTAAATCAATTCTTGTTTTAACTAAAGAAATTAAAAATATTAATGATCCAATTGTTGAAGATAATTTAGTTTTTGAAGGAATCATGCTATTTCAAAACCTTGTACAAGAAGATGTTAAAGAATCTTTAACAAGTTTACTTAAATATAATATTGATTTTAAAATGTTTTCATCAGATGATGAAATGACCACAATGTGGGCTGCGAAAGAAGCTGGAGTTCCAAATATCAACTTTTCTAAAACATTAGAAATGGGATATCAAAATGATAAAAAAGAAATTATTGAAGAAGTAAACGTTTTTGCAAATTTATCTCCAAGACAAAAAGCATTGTTAATTAATGAATATAAAAAACAGGGAAATGTTGTAGCATATTTGGCCAATGGCCGAAATGATACTGTAGCAGTTAAAAGGGCAGATGTGGGTATTGTTCCCGAAACTGCCACACCAATATCTAAAATATTTGCTGACATTATTGTTAAAGAAACAAAAATTTCTAATATTGATGAAGCGTTTGTAATTGGAAGAAAAACATTTATTAATTCAATTAAATATATACAATTAACATTTGCTATTAACCTAGGATTGTTATTATCACTTTTTGTGACTAATCTTTTATTTGATTTTGTTCCTTTAAATTCAAATGAATTATTATTACAATCACTGTTAATTGATATCTTAAATTTTGCCTTTATCTATGATGTTGTTGATAAACAAACTTTAAAGAACCCAGTAAAATGAAACCTAAAAAGAATTGCAATTTTTTCACTCTGAAACTGTTTATTGCCAATGTTTGTGTCGATATCGAACATTGCAATTGTAGCTTATGGGTTTGGTTGAAAAGATGAAGTAAACGCGAAAGAAAAAATTCAAACAGTTTATTTTATTGAAAGTTTTTTAACTAGATTATTACTATTATTTATTTATCGAACTGAAAAATTATCATTAATTAAATCACGACCAAGTGCAAAATATGCACTAATAGTTTTAATGGTTGCCTTAGCAATGATTGCATTAACCTACACTCCTTGAATTGACACCACATTTGATATGAGCACACCAGACTCATGATGATGGGGAATGTTAGCGGGAATAATATTTGTGACGTGAGCACTTGGAGAATCAATCAAAAAACTATATTTATATATATTTAAAGAATGATTTTAA
- a CDS encoding HIT family protein yields MKTCNLKADCLFCKIIKKEVPSFLIKENDYAYAFLDIYPNSVGHTLVIPKSHYDDYSSCDDQYLFEVSKLAKEVAILLKTKLKDIKGFNYVVNEKAIASQVVFHYHMHVVPKYEKSKGFGFIINDAPTNLDLEEIKNKIIN; encoded by the coding sequence ATGAAGACATGTAATTTAAAAGCTGATTGTTTATTTTGCAAAATTATTAAAAAAGAAGTGCCTTCTTTTTTAATAAAAGAAAATGACTATGCCTATGCATTCTTAGATATATATCCTAATTCTGTGGGACACACTTTAGTGATTCCTAAAAGTCATTATGATGATTATTCTTCATGTGACGATCAATACTTATTTGAAGTTAGTAAATTAGCTAAAGAAGTTGCAATATTATTAAAAACAAAATTAAAAGACATTAAAGGCTTTAATTATGTTGTAAATGAAAAAGCAATTGCTAGTCAGGTTGTCTTTCATTATCATATGCACGTTGTGCCTAAATATGAGAAATCTAAAGGCTTTGGTTTCATTATAAATGATGCTCCAACTAATTTAGATCTTGAAGAAATTAAAAATAAAATTATTAATTAA
- a CDS encoding lipoprotein — protein MKKLIGILGSISLVATSSAVLVSCKSKVERFSTPSINRDLIKKIIAGISGNSDYSNALDLGQYYKDSDLLDKAVQIINDLLGLKNSFDKTRTLLQNLSTPDSHISNYDDNNDGIEKYKKSYDSVARNVAENKLFNEYTKSIQNDEPLDYHQSDGVLYNFNVTTEIPAGSITVYDNDGKETKNAEAIPEGSKVLFGDEQKPWEIFSENLDKSSKSGDHLPSVKDLTQEYDKGKHNFWITDAKGNKLSISSTTAVSLRFQDYFENKLINDMNETKMVMSNIFQFYRVADGNLYLNSLSPLFSTSQEWNDNNVSDAWKTNFKMVWTFQYDKTKDSDVRTALNANEIFNKISDTGLSDYTLKNDKNISNIVDALKKASDIKEINDKSAYDPYFGISGFQGYTFEKDSITYGENTLSDKYKSQVSAYNKKGAGIIYNNANQFGFDDEKDDTKCNLVIVLPIYLANILEPNKNNENEFGIRDAADKKIAINLATGKSSDQNNPNPLLTIWNNAVNSKLHSKDVTDLTTDKKTSLINQMISMLASNASIQSNAKTQIYSKYLNEKDIYYSGLWDKIGTYIHKRDDDEDM, from the coding sequence ATGAAAAAATTAATTGGTATATTAGGTTCAATTTCTTTAGTTGCAACCTCTTCAGCAGTATTGGTTTCATGTAAAAGTAAAGTTGAAAGATTTTCTACACCTTCAATTAATAGAGATTTAATTAAAAAAATTATTGCTGGTATTTCAGGGAATTCAGATTATTCAAATGCACTTGATTTAGGTCAATATTATAAAGATAGTGACCTTCTTGATAAAGCTGTTCAAATTATTAATGATCTTTTAGGATTAAAAAATAGTTTTGACAAAACAAGAACATTATTACAAAACTTATCTACACCCGATTCTCATATAAGTAACTATGATGATAACAATGATGGAATTGAAAAATACAAAAAAAGTTATGATTCAGTAGCTCGAAATGTTGCCGAAAATAAACTATTTAATGAATATACAAAATCTATTCAAAATGATGAACCCCTAGATTATCATCAATCTGATGGTGTTCTATACAACTTTAATGTTACAACTGAGATTCCTGCTGGTTCCATTACTGTTTATGATAATGATGGAAAAGAAACAAAAAATGCAGAAGCAATTCCTGAGGGAAGCAAAGTATTATTTGGAGATGAACAAAAACCTTGAGAGATTTTTTCTGAAAATTTAGATAAATCTTCAAAAAGTGGTGACCATCTTCCATCTGTTAAAGATTTAACTCAAGAATATGATAAAGGTAAACATAACTTTTGAATAACTGATGCTAAAGGAAATAAACTTAGCATTTCTTCTACAACTGCCGTTTCATTAAGATTTCAAGATTATTTTGAAAATAAATTAATTAATGATATGAATGAAACAAAAATGGTTATGTCAAATATTTTCCAATTTTATCGTGTGGCTGATGGCAATTTATATTTAAACTCACTAAGTCCACTATTTAGCACTTCACAAGAATGAAATGATAATAATGTTTCTGATGCATGAAAAACAAACTTTAAAATGGTATGAACATTCCAATATGACAAAACTAAAGATTCAGATGTTAGAACTGCTTTAAATGCAAATGAAATTTTTAATAAAATTTCAGATACTGGTCTTTCAGATTACACACTAAAAAATGATAAAAATATTTCCAATATTGTAGATGCTTTAAAAAAAGCTTCAGACATTAAAGAAATTAATGATAAATCAGCATATGATCCTTATTTTGGAATTAGTGGTTTCCAAGGTTATACATTTGAAAAAGATTCAATTACTTATGGAGAAAATACATTAAGCGACAAATATAAATCACAAGTATCTGCATACAATAAAAAAGGTGCTGGAATAATTTATAATAATGCCAACCAATTTGGATTTGATGACGAAAAAGATGATACAAAATGTAATTTAGTTATTGTTCTACCAATTTATTTAGCAAACATTCTTGAACCAAATAAAAATAATGAAAATGAATTTGGTATTAGAGATGCTGCTGATAAAAAAATTGCAATTAACTTAGCAACCGGGAAAAGTAGTGATCAAAATAATCCAAATCCTTTACTAACAATTTGAAATAATGCGGTTAACTCTAAACTACATTCAAAAGATGTAACCGATTTAACAACTGATAAAAAAACATCACTAATCAATCAAATGATTTCTATGTTAGCTTCAAATGCTTCAATTCAGTCAAATGCAAAAACACAAATTTATAGTAAATACTTAAATGAAAAAGATATTTATTATTCAGGATTATGAGATAAAATCGGGACATATATTCATAAACGTGATGATGATGAAGACATGTAA
- a CDS encoding lipoprotein, with product MKKLISLLGVVTLSATSGLVLVSCKHKTDYHKDDNGNSIIAKFISNIDGKTQLTSLELLEKIYNDPTIRKQIDKDLLSLMNLSFLANVDKFKGVDKDGKSKEIEEGSDNYYFTDLISILKDRFATLQKQVEQKIEEEKDDKKKSDSKHWAKNWKNYLVGKFPQYQDDADDADVSLLEKKYKYTLMIDGDNNVSSILKDVLLGTDQLGVSWVTKQTVIEHLNAIKGWIASGNFEANINDSDKKPWIMQIINATSQDTKSWKNTYDSEYFDEQKNIKSDVKDKLNKIDDTKIVADNVPFDTTKLSTSDLSTRGGFLSNSQRYFLDQYYNTNAPVAVSELIFGFADGYAFENGISKDSFTTKSGAEQEADKINQLMKDLFAKQNSLAADGGYDSTIDKKWSQIFTSSGLTNKYGAKISAKKYSKLLTLGSSTSDFTQMLKNSVYDYLGDKKDFVNMTDDAKDFKLETALAKINRNASKSLADGATTTGMYGELAPGKLVFVESDGLHIVSIDGYKHWMESNTPKEEGFVKSYDKDHTIETNTLEQLKRFNQFYSLDDNKKVEAIQNVTDDNNIIYKTMNQSITNPYLHYLTNNSLIKDKTGSITSYDIMSEVKDWSASINTVGETSNTWALGYFDYFKNLISTVKKKSESIDEFVGEFVQFGDENDKDSGVYVKKIKKIFSNSLKTLTIRKSVYPVSTFRNNLKTWQESIKKQTKKEYPKKLFTNNFEYAVILKELENKWWFTTTPTPKTNLSYLTVNYYFNNNLNGGN from the coding sequence TTGAAAAAACTTATTTCCTTATTAGGAGTAGTAACTTTGTCCGCAACAAGCGGATTAGTTTTAGTTTCTTGTAAACATAAAACAGATTATCACAAAGATGATAATGGTAATTCAATAATTGCTAAATTCATCAGTAATATTGACGGGAAAACTCAACTAACTTCTTTAGAACTTTTAGAAAAAATTTATAATGATCCAACAATTCGTAAACAAATCGATAAAGACTTATTGTCACTAATGAATTTATCATTTTTAGCAAACGTTGATAAATTTAAGGGTGTCGATAAAGATGGTAAATCAAAAGAAATTGAAGAAGGATCAGATAATTATTACTTTACAGATCTTATTAGCATCCTAAAAGATCGTTTTGCTACACTACAAAAACAAGTAGAGCAAAAAATTGAAGAAGAAAAAGATGATAAAAAGAAAAGCGATAGTAAACATTGAGCTAAAAATTGAAAAAATTATCTTGTTGGTAAATTTCCACAATATCAAGATGATGCAGATGATGCAGATGTAAGTTTATTAGAGAAAAAATACAAATATACTTTAATGATAGATGGTGACAACAATGTTTCATCAATATTAAAAGATGTTTTATTAGGTACAGATCAACTTGGAGTTTCTTGAGTAACTAAACAAACTGTAATTGAACACTTAAATGCAATTAAAGGATGAATTGCAAGCGGAAATTTTGAAGCTAATATAAATGATAGTGATAAAAAACCATGAATTATGCAAATAATTAATGCAACATCTCAGGACACAAAAAGTTGAAAAAATACATATGATTCTGAGTATTTTGATGAACAAAAAAATATTAAAAGTGATGTAAAAGATAAACTAAATAAAATTGATGATACAAAAATAGTTGCCGACAATGTTCCTTTTGATACAACAAAATTAAGTACTAGTGATTTAAGCACTCGTGGAGGATTTTTATCTAACTCACAAAGATATTTCTTAGACCAATACTATAATACAAATGCTCCTGTAGCTGTTAGTGAATTGATTTTTGGTTTTGCTGATGGTTATGCTTTTGAAAATGGAATTAGTAAAGATAGCTTCACCACAAAAAGTGGTGCCGAACAAGAAGCTGATAAAATTAATCAATTAATGAAAGATTTATTTGCTAAACAAAATAGTTTAGCGGCTGATGGTGGATATGATTCAACTATTGATAAAAAATGATCACAAATATTTACAAGTTCTGGTTTAACTAATAAATATGGGGCAAAAATTAGTGCAAAAAAATACAGCAAACTTTTAACTTTAGGTTCAAGCACTTCTGATTTCACACAAATGTTAAAAAATTCAGTTTATGACTATCTAGGTGATAAAAAGGATTTTGTTAACATGACTGATGATGCAAAAGATTTCAAACTAGAAACTGCACTTGCAAAAATTAATCGAAACGCAAGTAAATCACTTGCAGATGGTGCAACAACAACTGGAATGTATGGTGAGTTAGCACCTGGTAAATTAGTATTTGTAGAAAGTGATGGTTTACACATTGTTTCTATTGATGGTTACAAACATTGAATGGAAAGCAACACTCCAAAAGAAGAAGGTTTTGTTAAATCATATGATAAAGATCACACTATTGAAACAAACACTTTAGAACAATTAAAAAGATTTAATCAATTTTATAGTCTAGATGATAATAAAAAAGTTGAAGCAATTCAAAATGTTACAGATGACAACAATATAATTTACAAAACAATGAATCAATCAATTACAAACCCCTATTTACACTACCTTACAAACAACTCATTAATTAAAGACAAAACTGGAAGTATAACTTCTTATGACATAATGTCAGAAGTTAAAGACTGATCTGCTTCAATTAATACAGTTGGTGAAACTTCAAATACTTGAGCATTAGGATATTTTGATTACTTTAAAAATTTAATTTCTACTGTTAAAAAGAAATCAGAAAGTATTGATGAATTTGTTGGTGAGTTTGTTCAATTTGGTGATGAAAATGATAAAGATAGTGGAGTATATGTAAAAAAAATTAAAAAAATATTTTCTAATTCACTTAAAACACTAACAATTAGAAAAAGTGTTTACCCAGTATCTACATTTAGAAACAACTTAAAAACTTGACAAGAATCTATTAAAAAACAAACAAAAAAAGAATATCCAAAAAAATTATTTACAAATAATTTTGAATATGCGGTTATTTTAAAAGAACTTGAAAACAAATGATGATTTACTACAACACCCACACCAAAAACAAATTTAAGTTATTTAACAGTAAATTATTACTTTAATAATAACTTAAATGGAGGTAACTAA